DNA sequence from the Gemmatimonadales bacterium genome:
GTTGCGGCCGCTGGTGGTGGGCACGATGCCGCGCGGGGCCGCGCTGCTGGTGGCGGGCGTCGCCGGCGGCCTCGGGCTCGCGGCCGCGTGGTGGGTGGGCCGCCCGCTGTTCCTCCTGGGCCTCGCCGCGCTGGCGGTGATGCTGGTCTACTCGCCGGTGCTGAAGCCGCGCGGCCTGCTCGGCAATCTCACGGTCGCCGTGATCGCGAGCCTGCCGCTGGTGTACGGCGCGCAGGCCGTGGGCTGGTGGCGTGCGGGGCTCGTGCCGGCCGCGCTCGCGGCGCTGCTGCACCTGGCGCGCGAGGTGGTGAAGGACGTCGAGGACGTGGAGGGCGACCTCGCGATCGGGCGGCACACGCTGCCCATCGCGTACGGCGCGGGCGCCGGGTACGCCGCGGCGGCGGCGATCCTGGTGCTGTTCGTGCCGGCGTCGCTGGCGCCGTGGGCGGCGCGGTGGTACGGCTGGCGCTACGGCGTGCCGGTGCTGCTGCTCGACGTGGGCGTGCTCGTGCTGGTGGGGCGGCTCGCGCGGGGCCGCCACGACGGGGTGCGCGCCGGCATCAAGCTGGCGATGG
Encoded proteins:
- a CDS encoding UbiA family prenyltransferase gives rise to the protein MPPSSAPEVPEEARVGDAGASVGPGAGAGAGDDVGAAAGDGYGAAAPVSGPAPGVTPLLAPGPLAIVRPGNLVMAAAGVAVGGFLALGQLWIPAALWWAMASAVGLGAAGNAANDYFDVEADRISHALRPLVVGTMPRGAALLVAGVAGGLGLAAAWWVGRPLFLLGLAALAVMLVYSPVLKPRGLLGNLTVAVIASLPLVYGAQAVGWWRAGLVPAALAALLHLAREVVKDVEDVEGDLAIGRHTLPIAYGAGAGYAAAAAILVLFVPASLAPWAARWYGWRYGVPVLLLDVGVLVLVGRLARGRHDGVRAGIKLAMAVGLLALLWERI